A DNA window from Desertibacillus haloalkaliphilus contains the following coding sequences:
- a CDS encoding LysM peptidoglycan-binding domain-containing protein, which yields MPIMFGTHILHTVQPGETVYSLAVRYESTVESITRANALYPPFVDPYTIYQGQLLVIPKEVATETLTLYVIQQGDTIGALAQRFTADPELLVGINETIHNPNFILPHQQIHVPAVVYEVEEGDSLASISERIGVGIPIILQANERRLTFSPDVLYQGMRLIIPLPMSTNIVVTQPFPGFMIRDNQVITGYARAFEANVLYRVVDNNGVVVTEETFTTAEYGAPTYSRFRDRIPFDNQPTADAGVLQVYTRSAMDGSVQDLVEVRIRFDT from the coding sequence ATGCCTATTATGTTTGGTACACATATTTTGCATACAGTTCAGCCTGGCGAGACGGTGTACAGTCTTGCCGTCCGTTACGAAAGTACAGTGGAGTCGATTACCCGTGCTAATGCTTTGTATCCGCCTTTTGTTGATCCGTATACGATTTATCAGGGGCAATTGCTTGTGATCCCCAAAGAGGTTGCAACGGAAACATTGACATTGTACGTCATTCAACAAGGTGATACGATAGGTGCTTTAGCACAGCGATTTACGGCTGACCCAGAGCTTTTGGTTGGGATCAACGAGACGATCCACAATCCTAATTTTATTTTGCCACATCAACAAATTCATGTTCCTGCTGTTGTCTATGAAGTTGAGGAGGGCGATTCACTTGCATCAATATCAGAACGAATAGGGGTGGGGATCCCAATTATCCTCCAAGCTAATGAGCGACGACTGACGTTTTCACCTGATGTTCTTTACCAAGGGATGAGGCTTATCATTCCACTTCCAATGTCTACAAACATCGTTGTCACGCAGCCTTTCCCAGGATTTATGATTCGTGATAATCAAGTTATCACTGGGTATGCCCGAGCATTTGAGGCGAATGTCTTGTACCGAGTTGTGGATAACAATGGAGTCGTAGTCACAGAAGAAACGTTCACAACCGCCGAATACGGTGCCCCCACCTATAGCCGTTTTCGAGATCGAATCCCCTTTGACAATCAACCAACCGCCGACGCTGGCGTGCTACAAGTGTATACGCGTAGTGCGATGGATGGATCCGTGCAGGATTTGGTTGAAGTGCGGATTAGGTTTGATACGTAG
- a CDS encoding dimethylarginine dimethylaminohydrolase family protein: MGSANRYQSRSIVSEPFHDKTLLEEVWGENWGVPNDIGNVKKVLMHRPGQEIFNLPRNAKQIEAGSVLSGDIKGRTPGSNTSSPPNLNLMQSQHDSLVQVLQNEGIEVVYLEGITTDWPERMFTRDLGMVIPGGVILPRLALYLRYGETLHATKTYSQLGMPILGCIQGDGFVEGGSFTMLDNQTALIGRSERVNKSGIEQLRNVLSVQNIELISIDLPSTIIHLDEAFLLLDRQKALVNKSLLPFWFLDELHQMGFELLHVDPNEPLLAINVLPIAPGKVVCPASGVNTMRLLEQHGLEVIAVDVSEFEKAGGAIHCLTLPLMRDPLS, translated from the coding sequence ATGGGTAGTGCTAATCGGTATCAGTCTAGAAGTATTGTGAGCGAGCCGTTCCATGATAAGACATTATTAGAGGAAGTCTGGGGTGAAAACTGGGGCGTCCCCAATGATATCGGGAATGTGAAGAAAGTGTTAATGCATCGTCCTGGCCAGGAAATTTTCAATTTGCCACGTAATGCGAAGCAAATCGAAGCGGGATCAGTGTTAAGTGGTGATATCAAAGGAAGAACTCCTGGTAGCAATACGAGCTCACCACCTAATTTGAATCTCATGCAGTCGCAACATGACAGTCTCGTTCAAGTACTACAAAATGAAGGGATTGAGGTTGTCTATTTAGAGGGAATCACAACCGATTGGCCGGAGCGGATGTTTACTAGAGATTTAGGGATGGTGATTCCTGGTGGGGTGATACTGCCGCGCCTCGCATTGTACCTCAGATACGGTGAAACGTTACATGCAACGAAAACCTATAGTCAATTAGGAATGCCAATCTTAGGGTGCATTCAGGGGGATGGTTTCGTTGAAGGGGGTAGTTTTACAATGTTAGATAATCAAACAGCCCTGATTGGTCGCTCCGAACGCGTGAATAAAAGTGGGATTGAACAATTGCGAAACGTCCTTTCTGTACAAAATATCGAATTAATCTCGATTGATTTGCCATCCACAATCATCCATTTAGATGAAGCTTTTTTGTTGTTGGACCGTCAAAAAGCGCTCGTAAATAAATCATTATTGCCGTTCTGGTTTTTAGATGAGCTTCATCAAATGGGCTTTGAGCTTTTGCATGTCGACCCCAATGAGCCTTTGTTAGCAATTAACGTCCTACCAATTGCGCCCGGTAAAGTTGTCTGTCCAGCTTCAGGGGTGAACACAATGAGATTGCTTGAACAGCATGGATTAGAGGTCATTGCTGTTGATGTATCAGAGTTTGAAAAAGCAGGTGGAGCCATTCACTGCCTAACACTTCCATTGATGCGCGATCCGTTGTCTTAG
- a CDS encoding transposase, giving the protein MVRKQRVWFPHAMYHITKRGNRRSELFLDDDDRYAYLDFLEQTRLKFPFELHAYCLMTNHIHLQLQTIEDPISQIMLQLNTIYAKYFNQKYQLSGHVFQGRYGAELIDSRLYEIDVSKYIHLNPLSANMVEKAEHYHWSSYRTYIYKEHNPHITTNKILSYFPYPQPINYQKYVERTNVVPGTQ; this is encoded by the coding sequence ATGGTAAGAAAGCAAAGAGTCTGGTTTCCGCATGCGATGTATCATATAACAAAGCGTGGAAATCGACGATCTGAATTGTTTTTAGATGATGATGATCGCTATGCCTATTTAGATTTTCTCGAGCAAACAAGGTTAAAATTCCCCTTCGAACTCCATGCCTATTGCCTCATGACGAATCATATCCACCTCCAATTACAAACGATTGAAGACCCCATTAGTCAAATCATGCTGCAACTAAATACTATTTACGCAAAATATTTTAATCAGAAGTATCAGTTAAGTGGTCACGTTTTTCAAGGACGTTATGGTGCTGAACTGATCGATTCAAGGTTGTATGAAATCGATGTGAGTAAATACATTCATCTGAATCCTCTTTCTGCAAATATGGTTGAAAAAGCAGAGCATTACCATTGGAGCAGTTACCGCACGTACATTTATAAAGAACACAACCCCCATATTACAACCAATAAAATTCTCTCATATTTTCCTTATCCACAACCAATCAACTACCAAAAGTATGTTGAACGAACTAATGTGGTGCCTGGCACCCAATAG
- a CDS encoding GntP family permease: MLGIFLGLALIMILAYRGWSIIWMAPICAGIVAIFGGLDLLETYTGPYMEGFVNFAKTWFPVFMLGAIFGKLMEFTGMARSVAIGITKLIGPKQAILGVVIASAVLTYGGVSVFVAIFAIYPLALSLFREANLPRRLIPATFGLGAFTFTMTALPGAPQIQNLIPMEYFNTTAAAAPIMGLSAAVFMFGLGFSYLKWREKKLVQAGETYTPPKDEVKVENDGKDPHVLVSLLPLAVVVFTLNILQWDIIISLITGIVLILLFNLKKAKGFIPAMNSGAVGSVTAIINTCAAVGFGTVVQAVPAFERLANSLLSMQGNPLISLSVSTNVIAGATGSASGGLGITLDALGARYYELAHAIGMSPEAFHRIASIASGGLDALPHNGALLTLLAVTSMTHKECYKDIAVIAIAIPILSLIPAIVLASIGIY; this comes from the coding sequence ATGTTAGGGATTTTTCTTGGTTTGGCTTTAATCATGATTCTAGCGTACAGAGGGTGGTCGATTATCTGGATGGCACCCATCTGTGCCGGTATTGTTGCAATTTTTGGTGGGTTAGATTTACTAGAAACCTACACTGGTCCTTACATGGAGGGGTTCGTTAACTTTGCAAAAACATGGTTCCCAGTCTTTATGCTTGGGGCGATTTTTGGAAAGTTAATGGAGTTTACAGGTATGGCACGTTCAGTGGCCATCGGAATTACAAAATTAATTGGTCCAAAGCAAGCGATTTTAGGCGTAGTTATTGCTTCAGCGGTCTTAACTTATGGTGGCGTAAGTGTTTTTGTCGCGATTTTTGCGATCTATCCTTTAGCTCTATCTTTGTTCCGTGAGGCGAACTTACCGAGACGGTTAATTCCCGCAACGTTTGGGTTAGGGGCCTTTACGTTTACGATGACTGCACTTCCAGGGGCGCCACAAATTCAAAATTTAATCCCGATGGAATATTTCAATACAACAGCCGCAGCAGCGCCGATCATGGGACTTTCAGCGGCAGTCTTTATGTTTGGGCTCGGGTTTTCCTACTTAAAATGGCGTGAAAAAAAGCTCGTTCAAGCGGGGGAGACATATACGCCGCCAAAAGATGAAGTAAAGGTTGAAAATGATGGTAAAGATCCACATGTTTTGGTCTCACTATTACCGTTGGCGGTCGTTGTTTTTACGTTAAATATATTGCAGTGGGATATCATCATCTCGTTGATTACAGGGATTGTCCTTATTTTGCTTTTCAATCTGAAAAAGGCGAAAGGATTTATACCGGCAATGAACAGTGGAGCTGTTGGCTCAGTGACAGCGATAATTAATACGTGTGCTGCAGTTGGATTTGGAACCGTGGTTCAAGCTGTTCCGGCCTTTGAACGGTTGGCTAACTCGCTTTTAAGTATGCAAGGAAACCCGTTGATTTCATTGTCGGTTTCAACGAATGTCATCGCGGGGGCAACCGGATCAGCGTCAGGTGGTCTCGGGATCACCCTCGATGCCTTAGGAGCGAGGTATTATGAGTTGGCTCACGCGATTGGGATGTCCCCAGAAGCTTTTCACCGGATCGCTTCGATTGCGTCAGGTGGCCTGGATGCACTCCCACATAACGGCGCACTCTTAACCTTGTTAGCTGTTACAAGTATGACCCACAAGGAGTGTTATAAGGACATTGCCGTTATTGCGATTGCGATCCCGATATTGTCGCTTATACCAGCCATTGTTTTAGCAAGTATCGGAATCTACTAG
- a CDS encoding putative holin-like toxin: protein MVTYEAMSMLFQFGAFLATALTAIVAVIALVISRKKK from the coding sequence ATGGTGACGTATGAAGCGATGAGTATGCTCTTTCAATTTGGCGCTTTTTTAGCTACAGCGTTAACAGCGATTGTGGCAGTTATTGCGCTTGTCATCAGTAGAAAGAAAAAGTAA
- a CDS encoding phosphoglycerate dehydrogenase, with the protein MSTLTLEKVKTIKTLNNIAERGLNVFNDHYTIDNDSENPDAYLLRSYNMHEMEFGDNLKAIARAGAGVNNIPVDKCTEEGIVVFNTPGANANAVKELVLTTLMASSRNLFDGVAWTKTLEGEGDQVPKLVESGKKQFVGKEIKGKTLGVIGLGAIGALVANDALDLDMDVIGFDPFISVDTAWNLSRNVQRAMSIEEVFANADYITVHVPFTEKTGGMFNEETFGLMKPGVHILNFSRGELVNEEDMAVALEGGIVGKYITDFPNENILKMENAVPIPHLGASTKESEENCAVMAARQVKEFLETGNVKNSVNFPNASLPYTGKKRVAAFHKNVPNMVGQITASISSFNLNIADMVNRSRGDYAYTIIDIENDVNGDVIPKLEENINQIEGMVTAHIIS; encoded by the coding sequence ATGAGCACACTAACTTTAGAGAAAGTAAAAACAATTAAAACATTGAATAATATTGCAGAACGTGGTCTAAATGTATTCAATGATCACTATACGATCGACAATGACAGTGAGAATCCAGATGCTTACCTTCTTCGTAGCTATAACATGCATGAGATGGAATTCGGCGATAACTTAAAAGCAATCGCACGTGCGGGCGCGGGTGTGAATAACATTCCGGTAGACAAGTGTACAGAAGAAGGGATTGTTGTATTTAACACTCCTGGCGCTAATGCCAATGCTGTTAAAGAGCTTGTCCTAACGACATTAATGGCATCATCTCGTAACCTATTTGACGGTGTCGCCTGGACAAAAACATTAGAAGGTGAAGGGGACCAAGTGCCAAAGCTAGTTGAATCAGGTAAGAAACAGTTCGTTGGTAAAGAAATTAAAGGAAAAACACTTGGTGTCATTGGTTTAGGTGCAATCGGTGCACTTGTTGCCAATGATGCACTTGACTTAGATATGGACGTTATCGGCTTTGATCCGTTCATTTCTGTTGATACGGCTTGGAACTTGTCTCGAAATGTCCAACGTGCGATGTCAATCGAAGAGGTGTTTGCGAACGCTGATTACATCACAGTACACGTTCCGTTCACTGAAAAAACTGGCGGCATGTTTAACGAAGAAACATTCGGCCTTATGAAACCAGGCGTTCATATTTTAAACTTCTCACGCGGTGAGCTTGTGAATGAAGAGGATATGGCCGTTGCTCTTGAGGGTGGCATTGTAGGTAAGTATATTACCGATTTCCCAAATGAAAATATCCTAAAAATGGAAAATGCAGTTCCGATCCCACACCTTGGTGCATCTACGAAAGAGTCTGAGGAAAATTGTGCGGTTATGGCAGCGCGCCAAGTGAAGGAATTTCTTGAAACAGGAAACGTTAAAAACTCAGTGAACTTTCCAAACGCGTCTCTTCCTTACACAGGGAAAAAACGTGTGGCGGCATTCCACAAAAACGTTCCAAACATGGTTGGGCAGATCACTGCATCAATCTCTAGCTTTAACTTGAACATCGCTGACATGGTCAACCGTAGCCGTGGCGATTACGCGTATACGATCATTGATATTGAAAATGATGTAAACGGCGATGTAATTCCTAAGCTAGAAGAAAACATCAATCAAATTGAAGGCATGGTAACAGCACATATCATTTCTTAA
- a CDS encoding M14 family zinc carboxypeptidase: MKTGLFRSLLALPLVFVLIFTSATMASPAPSTNGKTSMDSIITYDDMINSLDRIVHTSRNEIDVFTLAELDKYEYDKSEQGRDLYVAKVGNGPTKVWVQSRIHGDEPYGTEATLEILKNLGSNGSAKYQEILDELTMYFIPMYNPDGSEMNIRRTILQDEEGSIDLNRDWAEDGFAAKESRAFYEFWADIKPDYAIDIHHQGLKTMYDSDEPVTMSLGISLAPGGPTLPDIEDYDEVTRKMQVHVYDALSKYGHINIDRYNVGSPGNYYEIDIKGGVVSAMMLGLNYNDLNPENHSHPAIFFETSGNTRDGNLGQKSRGALIRQNTEGIEALLTGIANGEMLEADADRWYDIPSVPLSGYFTDY, from the coding sequence ATGAAAACAGGTTTATTTCGAAGTTTACTAGCTTTGCCTTTAGTGTTTGTTTTAATCTTCACTTCAGCGACAATGGCTAGTCCTGCACCGTCGACAAATGGAAAGACGAGTATGGACAGTATTATTACGTATGATGACATGATCAATAGTTTAGACCGGATAGTACATACGAGTCGAAATGAGATCGACGTATTTACGCTAGCGGAATTGGACAAGTATGAATACGATAAAAGTGAGCAAGGTAGAGATTTATATGTGGCAAAAGTCGGGAACGGACCGACGAAAGTATGGGTTCAGAGCCGAATTCATGGGGACGAGCCCTATGGTACAGAAGCGACGCTTGAGATTTTAAAAAATTTAGGAAGCAATGGATCTGCTAAGTATCAAGAGATCTTGGATGAATTAACGATGTATTTCATTCCTATGTATAACCCTGACGGAAGTGAAATGAATATCCGCCGAACAATCCTTCAAGATGAGGAAGGTTCGATTGATTTAAACCGAGATTGGGCAGAAGATGGTTTTGCAGCAAAAGAAAGTCGAGCGTTTTATGAATTTTGGGCTGATATTAAACCAGATTACGCGATTGATATTCATCACCAAGGCTTAAAAACGATGTATGATTCTGATGAGCCAGTGACGATGTCATTAGGGATTTCTCTAGCGCCGGGTGGACCAACACTTCCGGATATCGAAGACTATGATGAAGTCACACGCAAAATGCAAGTTCATGTGTACGATGCATTGAGTAAGTACGGTCACATCAACATTGATCGTTATAATGTAGGTTCTCCTGGAAACTATTACGAAATTGATATTAAAGGTGGAGTCGTGTCAGCGATGATGCTTGGCTTGAATTATAATGATTTGAACCCTGAAAATCACAGTCACCCTGCGATTTTCTTTGAAACATCAGGAAACACAAGAGATGGTAACCTTGGTCAAAAATCGAGAGGCGCTTTGATTCGTCAGAACACAGAAGGCATTGAAGCGTTGCTTACAGGCATTGCCAATGGCGAAATGCTAGAGGCAGATGCTGATCGTTGGTATGACATCCCGAGCGTACCACTTTCAGGCTATTTCACTGATTATTAA
- a CDS encoding glucose 1-dehydrogenase, translating into MKRYEDKAVIITGGGSGLGKAAAVRVAQEGGNLVLVDLNKEALEESKKEILEAIPGAQVELVEANVANEEEVKNYVQFAKDKFGRIDGFFNNAGIEGKQNLTEDYGSDEFSKVVNINLNGVFYGMKYVLEVMKEQGSGAIVNTASVGGIRGVGNQSGYAASKHGVVGLTKNSGVEYGQYGISINAIAPGAIMTAMVEGSLKQMAGENWEEAGKEFVSVNPMKRFGKPEEVASLVAFLLSGEASFINGSVIPIDGGQSNKY; encoded by the coding sequence ATGAAACGATACGAGGATAAAGCAGTCATTATCACAGGCGGTGGTTCAGGTCTTGGTAAAGCAGCGGCAGTACGAGTTGCACAAGAGGGTGGTAACCTTGTGCTTGTCGATTTAAATAAAGAAGCTCTTGAGGAAAGCAAAAAGGAAATCTTGGAAGCAATTCCGGGAGCGCAGGTTGAATTAGTAGAAGCGAATGTAGCAAACGAAGAGGAAGTAAAAAATTACGTCCAGTTTGCGAAGGACAAATTCGGCCGAATCGATGGCTTTTTCAACAATGCTGGAATTGAAGGAAAGCAGAATTTGACTGAAGACTACGGTAGTGACGAATTCAGTAAGGTCGTCAACATCAATTTAAATGGTGTGTTTTATGGCATGAAGTACGTGTTAGAGGTCATGAAAGAGCAAGGGTCTGGAGCGATAGTTAATACGGCTTCCGTTGGCGGCATTCGCGGAGTTGGTAACCAGTCAGGATACGCGGCAAGTAAGCACGGTGTCGTCGGATTAACGAAAAACTCTGGAGTGGAATATGGGCAGTACGGTATCAGCATCAACGCGATCGCGCCAGGTGCGATCATGACAGCGATGGTGGAAGGCTCTTTAAAGCAGATGGCGGGAGAAAATTGGGAAGAGGCAGGCAAAGAGTTCGTCAGTGTCAACCCGATGAAACGCTTTGGTAAGCCTGAAGAAGTGGCGAGCCTTGTCGCATTCCTTCTTTCAGGAGAAGCAAGCTTCATTAACGGTTCTGTCATCCCAATCGACGGCGGCCAGTCTAATAAGTATTAA
- a CDS encoding zinc ribbon domain-containing protein, producing MNCPNCDHLNDGGKFCVKCGTKLVSEPAASYQPAPNQPQVTYQSQPSVTQQNQHLEQAKQISKSYWGFFIKVLKKPYSESQTVGGEQFVNAMITVAIYALFIPLMIYFGFKDYLSYMDSPFVSFVVKPTLAYAVFILLVASFTFVALKLGKVNVGYKDVLSRFGTILIPFVGLFAVALVLSLLQVEFFLLLLVIGFIGSIFTVPPLVISSFKKGSHEGLDVVYGTILTYIATIITVGMMSDMLFEVLRDYIQSMFMF from the coding sequence ATGAATTGTCCGAATTGTGATCATCTGAATGATGGGGGAAAGTTTTGTGTGAAATGTGGGACGAAACTCGTAAGTGAACCAGCAGCTAGCTATCAACCTGCCCCTAATCAACCTCAGGTAACTTATCAGTCACAACCCTCAGTCACTCAGCAAAATCAGCATCTGGAACAGGCGAAACAAATTTCAAAGTCGTATTGGGGCTTTTTTATAAAAGTGTTGAAGAAACCTTATTCTGAATCACAAACCGTCGGTGGCGAACAATTTGTAAATGCGATGATTACGGTAGCGATTTACGCTCTTTTTATTCCGCTCATGATATATTTCGGTTTTAAAGATTATTTGAGTTATATGGATAGCCCTTTTGTATCGTTTGTGGTTAAACCAACGCTTGCTTATGCCGTCTTCATTTTATTAGTAGCATCCTTTACGTTTGTTGCGCTAAAACTAGGCAAAGTGAATGTCGGATATAAGGATGTATTATCGCGTTTTGGAACCATCCTCATTCCATTTGTAGGATTATTTGCTGTGGCACTCGTGTTATCTCTCTTACAAGTGGAGTTCTTTTTGCTTTTACTAGTCATAGGTTTTATCGGTTCGATCTTTACCGTTCCGCCGCTAGTGATCTCGAGTTTTAAAAAAGGCAGTCATGAAGGGCTCGATGTGGTATATGGAACGATTCTCACGTACATCGCCACCATAATAACGGTCGGCATGATGAGTGACATGTTATTTGAAGTACTACGAGATTATATTCAATCGATGTTTATGTTTTAA
- a CDS encoding TcaA NTF2-like domain-containing protein: protein MNFCKECGTKLNEENSFCSECGTPTTLSSATIPPPNQQGPREAKVKKRSKKQKVVVSIISIIAILSIITYQVGAYLTSKEKVIETFEEAMIAQDTATLSTLITSEDPRLVIDGQTIEGLITFINQTPSYFNELMSDLHTQAAIIDEQTNDEIADGTNSNEDYLFTLKKSGKTAFLFDHYQLYIKPFYPTLHTNYENVTLSINDEDIATSHSDSFQQEFGPLAPGVHNVVAHYQSGDHDFTIEKMINSFDHGEYANVELFFDPTEIEEQTEENLHQQTPEITDHSQEQVLETSIETSTDPTEQMTYQSPSYTFNEIGRFVETYVYVTVESVNNEDFSIAEPLIDPNGDKYQEQKDYTAYLIDRKITQEVLSFEVIDVARIDDRTYEVTAIDEYRIDYGDEGTTSFKTFKSRFIVTILPNGNLALNKLVETTEIN, encoded by the coding sequence ATGAACTTTTGCAAAGAGTGTGGCACCAAGCTAAACGAAGAGAACTCTTTTTGTTCGGAATGTGGAACCCCGACCACCTTGAGTAGCGCTACGATTCCCCCACCAAATCAGCAGGGTCCTCGTGAAGCCAAGGTCAAAAAGCGTTCGAAAAAGCAGAAAGTCGTTGTTTCTATTATTTCCATCATAGCCATCTTATCTATTATCACTTATCAGGTAGGGGCATACCTGACGAGTAAGGAAAAGGTAATCGAGACATTCGAAGAGGCGATGATTGCCCAAGACACAGCCACCTTATCCACGCTGATTACTTCAGAAGATCCGCGCTTGGTCATTGATGGCCAAACGATTGAGGGACTAATCACGTTCATCAATCAAACCCCAAGTTATTTTAATGAACTAATGAGCGATTTACATACACAAGCAGCTATAATCGATGAACAAACGAACGATGAAATCGCAGATGGCACTAATTCAAATGAGGATTACTTATTTACGTTAAAAAAATCTGGGAAGACAGCATTCCTTTTTGACCACTACCAGCTCTATATAAAACCCTTTTACCCTACTCTCCATACAAACTATGAAAATGTGACCCTTTCGATTAATGATGAAGATATCGCTACCTCTCACTCTGATTCGTTTCAGCAGGAGTTTGGTCCACTTGCCCCTGGCGTTCATAACGTCGTCGCTCATTACCAAAGCGGTGATCACGACTTTACGATCGAAAAAATGATTAACTCTTTCGATCATGGAGAGTATGCCAATGTGGAACTTTTCTTTGATCCTACCGAGATCGAAGAACAAACTGAAGAAAACCTTCATCAGCAAACACCTGAGATAACTGATCATTCTCAAGAACAAGTGCTGGAGACGAGCATAGAGACGAGTACAGACCCTACCGAGCAAATGACATACCAAAGTCCATCCTACACGTTTAATGAGATTGGTCGTTTTGTGGAGACCTATGTTTATGTCACGGTTGAATCTGTGAATAATGAAGATTTCTCAATTGCTGAACCACTGATCGACCCTAATGGTGATAAATATCAAGAACAGAAGGACTACACGGCTTATTTAATAGACCGGAAAATTACCCAAGAGGTGCTGTCCTTTGAGGTGATTGATGTCGCGCGGATCGATGACCGAACCTATGAAGTCACTGCCATCGATGAATACCGAATCGATTACGGAGATGAAGGGACGACTTCATTCAAAACCTTCAAAAGTCGATTTATCGTTACGATTCTCCCTAACGGAAATCTAGCTTTGAACAAGTTAGTCGAAACAACAGAAATCAACTAA